One part of the Orenia metallireducens genome encodes these proteins:
- a CDS encoding glycerate kinase, whose translation MNKILVAPDSFKGNLTALEVADNIEKGILSVLPEVEVIKVPMADGGEGTVQSLVDATKGKLIYKEVTGPIGEAVQAQFGILGDGKRAVIEMATASGLPLVPLDKRDPTKTTTYGTGELIKAALDQGVEELIIGIGGSATNDGGVGMAQALGISFLDKDGNEVGFGGGELAKIESIDLSGFDSRVNEIDIKVACDVTNPLYGPNGAAYIYGPQKGANSKMVKELDNNLRHFAAIVARELNKNVQNISGAGAAGGLGAGLVAFLGAQLKSGIEIVLEANNFVDKLAGVDLVITGEGQLDNQTVNGKTPIGVARVAKKYNIPVIAIAGNVVDNVDKKVEGEIDAVFSTNQQLIPLEEAMEKAPIWLQMISRQIMKTFKIKF comes from the coding sequence ATGAACAAGATATTAGTTGCGCCAGATTCTTTTAAAGGGAATTTAACAGCATTAGAAGTGGCAGATAATATAGAAAAAGGAATTTTGAGTGTCCTACCAGAGGTAGAAGTAATTAAGGTGCCTATGGCAGATGGTGGAGAAGGAACTGTTCAATCCCTTGTTGATGCGACAAAAGGTAAACTTATTTATAAAGAAGTAACAGGTCCTATAGGAGAAGCAGTTCAAGCCCAATTTGGGATTTTAGGAGATGGGAAGAGAGCAGTAATAGAGATGGCTACAGCATCAGGGCTACCTTTAGTTCCTCTTGATAAGAGAGATCCAACTAAGACAACTACTTATGGTACTGGAGAATTAATCAAAGCTGCTTTGGACCAAGGGGTAGAAGAGTTAATTATTGGGATTGGTGGTAGTGCAACTAATGATGGTGGAGTAGGCATGGCTCAAGCATTGGGAATAAGTTTTTTGGATAAGGATGGTAATGAAGTAGGTTTTGGAGGAGGAGAGTTGGCTAAAATTGAGTCGATTGACTTAAGTGGATTTGATTCGAGGGTAAACGAGATAGATATTAAAGTAGCCTGTGATGTAACAAATCCCCTATATGGTCCAAATGGAGCAGCATATATTTATGGGCCACAAAAAGGGGCGAATTCTAAGATGGTGAAAGAGTTGGATAATAACTTACGACATTTTGCAGCTATTGTTGCCAGAGAACTTAATAAGAATGTTCAAAATATATCAGGTGCAGGAGCAGCAGGAGGACTAGGAGCGGGATTAGTTGCTTTTCTTGGTGCTCAACTTAAAAGTGGTATCGAGATAGTTTTGGAAGCTAATAATTTTGTAGATAAGCTGGCAGGAGTAGATCTGGTCATAACTGGAGAAGGGCAATTGGATAATCAAACTGTTAATGGTAAGACTCCAATTGGAGTAGCAAGAGTAGCTAAAAAATATAATATACCTGTAATAGCTATTGCTGGAAATGTAGTTGATAATGTAGATAAGAAAGTGGAGGGGGAAATAGATGCTGTTTTTAGTACTAATCAGCAATTAATCCCCCTTGAAGAAGCAATGGAAAAAGCTCCAATCTGGTTGCAAATGATTAGTAGGCAGATAATGAAAACCTTTAAAATAAAGTTTTAA
- a CDS encoding CdaR family transcriptional regulator, producing MRLNSELARKIVEKTMSVLGKNINIMDHNGIIIASGDQKRIDTFHEIAAKVIEEGTIIVGEGEVKKYKGVKAGINLPITFNNEIIGVVGITGKIAEVEGYGKIVKNMVELMLQQELLYREINRKNKVRENFYQQLLSNDISNLELLKDRAKLLKIKFNLPRIVLVIRLKSFNNETTSKKIQQICSKPYDREDQDVLLIKGEDLVLIKTLLSDQKEQNREVKRLVKEIENKCKREVIIGVGQIFERLDQLHLSYQGGKHALEVGEKIYSKEKNRDVFYLNQLGYDYFLPFIPEDHINYYLHNLFNHDVVRIFSETNIGELIEALCKNNLNISKTAEELSIHRNTLLYKLKDIKRMTGIDPKEVRGLFILLLAYHLYLYRY from the coding sequence ATGAGGCTTAATTCAGAATTAGCTCGAAAGATTGTAGAGAAGACGATGAGTGTCTTAGGAAAGAATATCAATATTATGGATCATAATGGGATAATTATTGCTAGTGGAGACCAAAAACGAATTGATACCTTCCATGAGATAGCAGCTAAAGTGATTGAAGAAGGAACAATAATTGTTGGAGAGGGTGAAGTGAAAAAGTATAAAGGGGTAAAAGCAGGGATTAACCTACCGATTACCTTTAATAATGAGATTATAGGGGTAGTGGGGATTACTGGAAAGATAGCTGAGGTTGAAGGTTATGGTAAGATAGTAAAGAATATGGTAGAGTTAATGCTACAACAGGAGCTATTATATCGAGAAATAAATAGAAAGAATAAAGTAAGAGAAAACTTTTATCAGCAACTACTAAGTAATGATATTAGTAATCTAGAATTATTAAAAGATAGAGCAAAATTATTAAAGATAAAATTTAATTTACCTAGAATAGTCTTGGTTATAAGGTTAAAATCTTTTAATAATGAGACTACCAGTAAAAAAATACAACAGATCTGTAGTAAACCTTATGATCGGGAAGATCAAGATGTTTTATTAATCAAAGGAGAAGACCTGGTATTAATTAAGACCCTCTTAAGTGATCAAAAAGAACAAAATAGAGAAGTAAAGAGGCTAGTAAAGGAGATAGAGAATAAATGTAAGAGGGAAGTTATTATAGGTGTTGGTCAAATCTTTGAGAGATTGGATCAATTGCATTTATCTTATCAGGGAGGAAAACATGCTTTAGAAGTAGGAGAGAAGATTTATAGTAAAGAAAAAAATAGAGATGTTTTTTATCTTAACCAATTAGGTTATGATTATTTTCTTCCTTTTATCCCTGAAGACCATATAAATTACTATTTACATAATCTATTTAATCATGATGTGGTAAGAATTTTCTCAGAAACTAACATAGGGGAGTTAATAGAGGCTTTATGTAAGAATAATTTGAATATAAGTAAGACAGCTGAGGAATTATCTATTCATCGTAACACATTATTATATAAGTTAAAGGATATTAAAAGGATGACTGGTATAGACCCTAAAGAAGTTAGAGGTTTATTTATATTATTGCTAGCATATCATCTGTATTTATATAGATATTAA
- a CDS encoding Rpn family recombination-promoting nuclease/putative transposase, giving the protein MKREMLDPKVDFVFKQIFGSEKHPEILISFLNSVFGSKGTEEEIVSVKIENTDMDKDWEDDKFSRLDIKATANNNTKINIEIQLKNQYNMKRRTLYYWSKLFESQMEEGDPYQKLQKTVTINILNFNYLRENSRYHNTYLLKEKETNEVLTDLQEIHFIELPKLNADRFKSIDEVESKRDKDNLIPWALFLKNPDSEVIRMLEERIKELKEAAEVLELLSHDKKARELYESRQKAIHDQVTNIIGATEEAREEGIKLGEEKGRMKEKIQTAKNLLSMGLDIEKVVKATGLNKEEVEKLK; this is encoded by the coding sequence ATGAAAAGAGAAATGTTAGACCCTAAAGTTGATTTTGTATTTAAGCAGATATTTGGTTCTGAAAAACATCCAGAAATATTAATTTCATTTTTGAATAGTGTTTTTGGGAGTAAAGGAACAGAAGAAGAAATTGTAAGTGTAAAAATAGAAAATACAGATATGGATAAAGATTGGGAAGATGATAAGTTTTCTCGATTAGATATCAAAGCAACTGCTAATAATAATACTAAGATAAATATAGAAATTCAGTTAAAAAATCAATATAATATGAAAAGAAGGACACTATATTACTGGAGTAAGTTGTTTGAGTCTCAGATGGAAGAAGGAGACCCGTATCAGAAACTTCAAAAGACTGTAACAATAAATATTTTGAATTTTAATTATTTAAGGGAGAATAGTAGGTATCATAATACTTATTTATTAAAGGAAAAAGAGACTAATGAGGTATTAACTGATTTGCAAGAAATTCATTTTATAGAGTTGCCAAAATTGAATGCAGATAGGTTTAAAAGTATTGATGAGGTGGAAAGTAAGAGAGATAAGGATAACTTAATTCCTTGGGCACTATTTTTGAAAAATCCTGATAGCGAGGTGATAAGAATGCTTGAGGAAAGAATAAAAGAATTGAAAGAAGCAGCAGAAGTTTTAGAATTGTTAAGTCATGATAAAAAAGCTAGAGAGTTATATGAGAGTCGGCAAAAGGCAATTCATGACCAAGTTACTAATATAATAGGAGCTACAGAAGAAGCGAGAGAAGAAGGAATAAAATTAGGAGAAGAAAAAGGAAGGATGAAAGAGAAAATTCAAACTGCTAAGAATTTATTAAGTATGGGATTAGATATAGAAAAAGTAGTTAAGGCAACAGGTTTAAATAAAGAAGAGGTAGAAAAATTGAAATAA
- a CDS encoding SUMF1/EgtB/PvdO family nonheme iron enzyme yields MFEFKKKIIIVGLVLILGLMLVGCSKELTEIKEKQNMGRLKVTISNSNANNLKVQSISDMITIDKYEITVSKGNLNKTQEVDANTNEVVFNDLEVGDWTVEIIAVDTEGYNAYGGSHTSTVMADTITTANVELYLLDGNLNTSVTIPAGLNVVAGQVKLISNISEEDNIIKNLTIKGSTGTANFTEVKAKKWDIEVSLFDDNDTVVASGRNQIDILPSRDNNASITIETSTGGLDITINVNLSPSDPTGLNAELQNGEIVLNWDENLESNISGYMVYRSNNLDGVKEVINDNLVIENTYTDSNVEIGNTYYYWLIAYDSNGYSSDFSNVATIDMPLVEMVTVLAGTTSADNGDLTLDYDIEMGKYEVTNKEYVEFLNSAGVSPDGSYENQEVIDMDSDYCQISYDGSNFYVKYWTDSSGTAIDISDYPVVEVTWYGAVAYCNWLSEQEGLTPAYNLSEWELINTDKSTLEGYRLPTENEWEYTARGGVNGEATTYAGSNNIDEVAWYRGNSDIEGSSNFSIGMGTLSIGQKKANELNIYDMSGNVWEMTDSIDSLDSRRIFVRGGGSTNYSSRCEVTYSDTFYKSNSGYPQGFRITRTKI; encoded by the coding sequence ATGTTTGAGTTTAAGAAAAAAATTATTATTGTTGGATTGGTTTTAATATTAGGTTTAATGCTAGTAGGATGTAGTAAAGAATTAACAGAAATAAAGGAAAAGCAAAATATGGGTAGGTTAAAAGTAACTATTAGTAATTCTAATGCTAATAATTTAAAAGTACAATCTATTTCAGATATGATTACAATTGACAAATATGAAATTACGGTTAGTAAAGGAAATTTAAATAAAACTCAGGAGGTAGATGCTAATACTAATGAAGTAGTTTTTAATGATTTAGAAGTAGGAGATTGGACAGTGGAAATAATTGCTGTAGATACTGAAGGATATAATGCTTATGGTGGAAGTCATACTTCTACAGTAATGGCTGATACTATTACAACAGCTAATGTAGAGCTTTATTTGTTAGATGGAAATTTAAATACAAGTGTTACTATTCCTGCTGGATTAAATGTTGTTGCAGGACAAGTTAAATTAATCAGTAACATATCCGAAGAAGATAATATAATTAAAAATTTAACTATAAAAGGTTCTACAGGAACAGCTAATTTTACAGAAGTTAAAGCAAAAAAATGGGATATTGAAGTTTCTTTGTTTGATGATAATGATACTGTAGTTGCTTCAGGAAGAAATCAAATTGATATTTTACCTAGTAGAGATAACAATGCTTCAATAACTATTGAAACTAGTACAGGAGGATTAGATATTACTATAAATGTAAATCTTTCTCCTTCAGACCCTACAGGACTAAATGCAGAACTTCAAAATGGAGAAATAGTATTGAATTGGGATGAGAATTTAGAATCAAATATTAGTGGATATATGGTTTATCGTAGTAATAACTTGGATGGAGTAAAAGAAGTTATTAATGATAATTTAGTTATAGAAAACACTTATACTGATTCTAATGTAGAAATAGGAAATACTTATTATTACTGGCTAATAGCTTATGATTCCAATGGTTATTCAAGTGATTTTAGTAATGTAGCTACAATTGATATGCCTTTAGTTGAAATGGTAACAGTATTAGCAGGAACAACATCAGCAGATAATGGAGACTTAACTTTAGATTATGATATAGAAATGGGAAAATATGAAGTAACTAATAAAGAATATGTTGAGTTTTTGAATAGTGCAGGAGTATCTCCAGATGGAAGTTATGAAAATCAGGAGGTAATTGATATGGATAGTGATTATTGTCAGATTAGTTATGATGGGAGTAATTTTTATGTAAAATATTGGACTGACTCTTCTGGAACAGCAATAGATATAAGTGATTATCCTGTAGTAGAAGTAACATGGTATGGAGCAGTAGCTTACTGTAATTGGTTAAGTGAACAAGAAGGATTAACTCCAGCTTATAATCTTAGTGAATGGGAGTTGATAAATACAGATAAATCAACTCTAGAAGGTTATAGGTTGCCAACAGAAAATGAATGGGAGTATACAGCACGTGGAGGAGTTAATGGAGAGGCTACAACTTATGCAGGAAGTAATAATATTGATGAGGTAGCTTGGTATAGAGGTAATTCAGATATAGAAGGAAGTTCTAATTTTTCTATTGGGATGGGAACATTATCTATAGGACAAAAAAAAGCTAATGAGTTAAATATATATGATATGAGTGGTAATGTTTGGGAAATGACGGATAGTATCGATAGTTTAGATTCTAGACGTATTTTTGTTCGTGGTGGTGGTTCTACTAATTATTCTTCTAGATGTGAAGTTACTTATAGTGATACTTTCTATAAATCAAATAGTGGCTACCCTCAAGGTTTCCGAATTACAAGAACTAAAATTTAG
- a CDS encoding transposase, which produces MDDIGYIEGEDRNQIILMPDCIVDGLNMNKLEFKKAKPASTGRPAYNPRDLLKLYIYGYMNRIRSSRRLEAETHKNLEVMWLIKKLQSDFRKDNKKAIKQVFKEFVLLCENWDLFGKELIAVDGSKFKAWNGKKQNFNQRKLNRKIKEIEEKIEKYIEKLDKSDKIESSDRKVSADEIEEK; this is translated from the coding sequence GTGGATGATATAGGTTATATAGAAGGGGAAGATAGAAATCAAATAATATTAATGCCAGATTGTATAGTAGATGGATTAAATATGAACAAGTTAGAATTTAAAAAAGCAAAGCCAGCTTCTACTGGTCGACCTGCATATAACCCTAGAGATTTACTGAAATTATATATTTATGGATATATGAACAGAATTAGGTCTTCAAGAAGACTAGAAGCAGAAACTCATAAAAATCTTGAAGTAATGTGGTTAATAAAGAAATTACAATCTGATTTTAGAAAAGATAATAAAAAAGCGATTAAACAAGTATTTAAAGAATTCGTTTTGTTATGTGAAAACTGGGATTTATTTGGTAAAGAATTAATAGCCGTAGATGGTTCTAAGTTTAAAGCATGGAATGGTAAGAAACAAAATTTTAATCAAAGAAAATTAAATAGAAAGATAAAAGAAATAGAAGAAAAAATAGAGAAGTATATTGAAAAATTAGATAAATCAGATAAAATAGAATCTTCCGATAGGAAGGTGAGTGCTGATGAAATTGAAGAAAAGTAA
- a CDS encoding transposase, translating into QPTIIEKNGTRKGLNIIGATEVLRDFYFLYEKYKKGTKDSISICATEIISFLEKLLEYDHQRGIEKTFVLLDNASIHRADLVKKFVRKNKDHLFLLFQPPYSPELNPQENMWNWMKKFLSNKSAYTSIEELSNQLKIFSDYANSNPEKIKQRAGARNYFG; encoded by the coding sequence ACAACCAACTATAATTGAAAAGAATGGAACACGTAAAGGTCTTAATATCATAGGTGCTACTGAAGTATTAAGAGATTTCTATTTCCTCTATGAAAAATATAAAAAAGGAACAAAAGATTCTATTTCAATCTGTGCTACAGAAATTATTTCTTTTTTAGAAAAATTATTAGAATATGACCATCAAAGAGGTATAGAAAAAACTTTTGTACTTTTAGATAATGCTAGTATTCATAGAGCAGATCTAGTAAAGAAATTTGTTCGCAAAAATAAAGATCATTTATTTCTATTATTCCAACCTCCATATTCTCCTGAACTTAACCCTCAGGAGAATATGTGGAATTGGATGAAGAAGTTTTTATCTAATAAGTCTGCTTATACATCCATTGAAGAATTATCAAACCAATTGAAGATATTTTCTGATTATGCTAATAGTAACCCTGAAAAGATAAAACAACGTGCAGGTGCTAGGAATTATTTTGGATAA
- a CDS encoding transposase, with protein MVNNQKIEVCYNVQTTVEEKNKLILDYKVTNDTHDYDYLSVMSKNAKEILELEDITVLADKGYYKNVELKECVDNGITPYVAKPKNKNSKVFSSEKFDYDPENDHYICPAGKILIFRHTLKKNTQYKRYNNYEACNGCKLRDNCTKAQKAGRNIDRWMHKELLDEIDKQTIKNWDTYRKRQWLAEHPFGTVKRGFDSYYLLTKGINSVSTEIGLSFCAYNLKRVINVIGIKNLVKKLKEWALPILNFCYFNIRFKSYSA; from the coding sequence ATGGTGAATAATCAAAAGATAGAAGTTTGCTATAATGTACAGACAACTGTAGAAGAGAAAAATAAGTTAATACTTGATTATAAAGTAACAAATGATACACATGACTATGATTATCTAAGTGTTATGAGTAAAAATGCAAAAGAAATATTAGAATTAGAAGATATTACAGTATTAGCAGATAAAGGTTATTATAAAAATGTAGAACTAAAAGAATGTGTAGATAATGGAATTACTCCTTATGTTGCTAAACCTAAAAATAAAAACTCTAAAGTATTTTCATCTGAAAAATTTGATTATGACCCTGAAAATGATCATTATATTTGTCCAGCAGGTAAAATATTAATTTTTCGTCACACATTAAAAAAAAATACTCAATATAAAAGATATAATAATTATGAAGCCTGTAATGGTTGTAAATTAAGAGATAACTGTACCAAAGCTCAAAAAGCAGGAAGAAATATAGACCGTTGGATGCATAAAGAACTATTAGATGAAATAGATAAACAAACAATAAAAAATTGGGATACATATAGAAAAAGGCAATGGTTAGCTGAGCATCCTTTTGGAACAGTAAAAAGAGGTTTTGATTCCTATTATCTACTTACAAAGGGTATTAATTCTGTAAGTACAGAGATAGGTCTATCTTTCTGTGCCTATAATTTGAAAAGAGTGATAAATGTAATCGGGATTAAGAATTTAGTTAAGAAATTAAAAGAATGGGCTTTACCCATTCTTAATTTTTGTTATTTTAATATACGATTTAAAAGTTATTCAGCTTAG
- a CDS encoding transposase encodes SGRFKATNNKISKRGSTYLRKSLYQATTAAVRKVKGRPNNQLLYDYYTQKREQGKPYKVAVIATANKLLRTIYGVWKNNKIFKIK; translated from the coding sequence TCAGGTAGATTTAAAGCGACTAATAATAAAATATCTAAACGAGGGTCAACTTACCTTCGGAAGTCACTCTACCAAGCAACTACTGCTGCTGTGAGAAAAGTTAAAGGAAGACCTAATAATCAACTCCTATATGACTATTATACCCAAAAACGTGAGCAAGGAAAACCATATAAAGTAGCTGTTATCGCTACTGCCAATAAGCTTTTAAGGACTATTTATGGAGTTTGGAAGAATAACAAAATATTTAAAATAAAGTAA
- a CDS encoding IS110 family transposase: MDQPILSIDVSKSNSYATAFLAYGQVFTSPISFANTSEGIVTAFKLLKNLKKASGKQPRVVLEATGNFSKPLKYSFMKGGYEVIELNPIQTHKAKKRNIRKIKTDPIDTHRIAQVYYLNNFKSQANIPEETAELKNLTRQYESFNELYRETQLKFMSIVDLIFPQYNQVFAKLCSITSLEVLATFPTPEAILTADVNQLKSILKISNHNQKWIDNKVEELMAAAKESLSYKVAQSSSIRVLKHYIELLLTQRAILKDLKTEITKYAKLSYAFPLLLSIPGVGKLTAASIIGEIGNIYRFPTTKQLVAYAGLDPSIYQSGRFKATNNKISKRGSTYLRKSLYQATTAAVRKVKGRPNNQLLYDYYTQKREQGKPYKVAVIATANKLLRTIYGVWKNNKIFKIK, translated from the coding sequence ATGGATCAACCTATTTTAAGTATTGATGTATCAAAATCTAATAGTTATGCTACTGCTTTTTTAGCTTATGGACAGGTTTTTACTTCTCCCATTTCTTTTGCTAATACTAGCGAAGGAATAGTAACTGCTTTTAAATTACTTAAAAATTTAAAGAAAGCAAGTGGTAAACAACCTAGGGTTGTTTTAGAAGCCACAGGAAACTTTTCTAAACCTCTTAAATATTCTTTTATGAAAGGTGGATATGAGGTAATAGAGCTTAATCCTATTCAAACTCATAAAGCAAAAAAGAGAAACATCCGTAAGATAAAGACTGACCCTATTGATACCCATAGAATTGCACAGGTTTATTATCTCAATAACTTTAAATCACAAGCCAATATCCCAGAAGAAACTGCAGAACTAAAGAATCTTACTCGTCAATATGAAAGTTTTAATGAGCTTTATAGAGAAACTCAACTTAAATTTATGAGCATTGTTGACTTAATCTTTCCTCAATATAATCAAGTTTTCGCTAAGCTATGTAGTATTACCTCATTAGAGGTTCTGGCTACTTTTCCTACACCTGAAGCTATCTTAACTGCTGATGTTAATCAGCTTAAATCTATTTTAAAGATAAGTAATCATAATCAAAAGTGGATAGATAATAAAGTTGAAGAATTAATGGCTGCTGCTAAAGAGAGCTTATCCTACAAGGTTGCTCAAAGCTCTAGTATTCGGGTTCTAAAGCATTATATAGAATTACTTTTGACCCAGAGAGCTATTTTAAAAGATTTAAAAACTGAAATTACAAAGTATGCTAAGCTTTCTTATGCCTTTCCTTTACTCCTGTCGATACCAGGAGTAGGAAAGTTAACAGCAGCCAGTATTATAGGAGAAATTGGTAATATTTATAGGTTCCCTACCACTAAACAGTTAGTTGCTTATGCTGGTCTTGACCCCAGCATCTATCAGTCAGGTAGATTTAAAGCGACTAATAATAAAATATCTAAACGAGGGTCAACTTACCTTCGGAAGTCACTCTACCAAGCAACTACTGCTGCTGTGAGAAAAGTTAAAGGAAGACCTAATAATCAACTCCTATATGACTATTATACCCAAAAACGTGAGCAAGGAAAACCATATAAAGTAGCTGTTATCGCTACTGCCAATAAGCTTTTAAGGACTATTTATGGAGTTTGGAAGAATAACAAAATATTTAAAATAAAGTAA
- a CDS encoding NADase-type glycan-binding domain-containing protein — protein sequence MKRSFLIVIILTIIISSVAFAENYYPTMTLVQDLEYSSYLISNNQPKLAYHPVNLTDEDRRTAWFEGVEGSGVGEYIVFKFLRPINIEGINIFNGYGKSSKLFYANNRIKTLEIVINKSDKNTITVADVNKEQNIKFKAKNVSELKLIIRDIYKGEVYNDTGFSEISFLTNIENGKRNKDEKIIELFDPSGKIDFEKVEDKLKEDISPQIIKEVFERRYEGLDGAGNDDRLYFFLRAIKKQPSLIPPVLKVIYDKSDNGIFVSESANEDCYVWSIKYLLDDNLVSLPLIKHSGMGFYTTYYYTLELGDTRIIPKYLDKLIETGIWHEFSCNLMPHEIIIKEKDNYTEKIIKKYLNEKPMSKEVRGELKKVLENK from the coding sequence GTGAAACGATCATTTTTAATTGTTATTATTCTTACTATTATTATAAGTAGTGTTGCTTTTGCTGAAAACTATTATCCTACAATGACATTAGTTCAAGATCTTGAGTATTCTTCTTATTTGATTAGTAATAATCAACCTAAATTAGCTTATCATCCAGTAAATTTAACAGATGAAGATAGAAGAACAGCATGGTTTGAGGGAGTGGAAGGTAGTGGGGTAGGAGAATATATTGTTTTTAAATTTTTAAGACCAATTAATATAGAAGGGATAAATATTTTTAATGGTTATGGGAAATCTTCTAAATTATTTTACGCAAATAATAGAATAAAGACTTTAGAGATAGTTATAAATAAATCTGATAAGAATACGATTACCGTAGCTGATGTTAATAAAGAACAAAATATTAAGTTTAAAGCTAAAAATGTAAGTGAATTGAAACTAATAATAAGAGATATTTATAAAGGTGAAGTATATAATGATACTGGTTTTTCAGAAATATCATTTTTAACCAATATAGAAAATGGAAAAAGAAATAAAGATGAAAAAATCATTGAACTTTTTGATCCATCAGGAAAAATTGATTTTGAAAAAGTAGAAGATAAATTAAAAGAAGATATTTCACCACAAATTATTAAAGAAGTTTTTGAAAGACGGTATGAAGGGTTGGATGGCGCAGGTAATGATGATAGATTATATTTTTTCCTTCGAGCGATAAAAAAACAGCCAAGTTTAATACCTCCAGTTTTAAAAGTCATATATGATAAAAGTGATAATGGAATATTTGTATCTGAGTCTGCTAATGAAGATTGTTATGTGTGGTCAATAAAATATCTGTTAGATGATAATTTAGTATCATTACCATTAATAAAACACAGTGGAATGGGATTTTACACCACATATTACTATACTTTAGAATTAGGAGATACTAGAATTATACCTAAATATTTAGATAAGTTAATTGAAACAGGGATTTGGCATGAGTTTTCTTGTAATCTTATGCCACATGAAATAATAATTAAGGAAAAGGATAATTATACAGAGAAAATTATAAAAAAATATTTAAATGAAAAACCTATGAGTAAGGAAGTAAGAGGAGAATTGAAAAAGGTTTTGGAAAACAAGTAA